From Rhodovastum atsumiense, a single genomic window includes:
- a CDS encoding (R)-mandelonitrile lyase, whose protein sequence is MDIRRAGSQPSGTGPADWFTGAVRIDPLFNPPDPARVAMALVTFEPGARTAWHTHPLGQTLIVTAGCGWAQREGGTVEEIRAGDVVWFAPEERHWHGATATTAMSHIAIQEKLHGSAVDWMEHVTDAQYRR, encoded by the coding sequence ATGGACATCAGACGAGCGGGATCACAGCCTTCCGGCACGGGGCCGGCGGACTGGTTCACCGGTGCGGTGCGCATCGACCCGTTGTTCAACCCGCCCGACCCGGCGCGTGTCGCGATGGCGCTGGTGACGTTCGAGCCCGGCGCCCGCACCGCCTGGCACACCCATCCGCTCGGCCAGACCCTGATCGTCACGGCCGGCTGCGGCTGGGCGCAGCGCGAGGGCGGCACCGTCGAGGAGATCCGGGCCGGCGACGTGGTCTGGTTCGCGCCGGAGGAGCGGCACTGGCATGGTGCCACCGCGACCACCGCCATGAGCCACATCGCCATCCAGGAGAAGCTGCATGGCTCCGCCGTGGACTGGATGGAGCATGTCACCGACGCGCAATACCGGCGCTGA
- a CDS encoding ATP-binding protein produces MTVAIGMGQTEAGAAATLDLEELLATRLLVQGNSGSGKSHLLRRLLEQSAPWVQQTVIDPEGDFVTLAERFGHLVIDAEAHTEYALQVAGERARIHRVSTVLDLEGLDAENQLRRAAAFLGGMFEVDRDHWYPMLVVVDEAQLFAPAVAGEISDEARKLSLGAMTNLMCRGRKRGLAGVIATQRLAKLAKNVAAEASNFLMGRTFLDIDMARAADLLGMERRQADAFRDLGRGHFVALGPALSRRPLGIRIGPTETRPRNAPSRLMPLPEAPLEDAHAVILAAPPPEAARPQRRPPAPPAPDLLSQLMAAARPPAEETRAETVEDPPSPEALAERRERQEQILRAILADPDAGFRAVGVLYQDFLVRWRIEGLGAGVPDLGGFRRMLTRARAGISAEMAEDEAWQDVAARAAILPEDMQGIFLMLARAAREGQPCPGDPAIARAYGTHSLGRARRVLNYIEEQGLIVCQMDGAGRRIVTLVELAWATAPGAPDAEDALAG; encoded by the coding sequence ATGACGGTTGCGATCGGGATGGGACAGACGGAGGCGGGCGCCGCGGCGACGCTCGACCTTGAGGAGCTGCTGGCCACCCGCCTGCTGGTCCAGGGCAATTCCGGCTCCGGCAAGTCCCACCTGCTGCGCCGGCTGCTGGAACAGAGCGCCCCCTGGGTGCAGCAGACCGTCATCGACCCCGAAGGCGATTTCGTCACGCTGGCGGAGCGTTTCGGCCACCTGGTGATCGACGCCGAGGCCCATACCGAGTACGCGCTGCAGGTCGCGGGCGAGCGGGCCCGCATTCACCGCGTCTCCACCGTGCTGGACCTGGAGGGGCTGGACGCCGAGAACCAGTTGCGCCGCGCCGCCGCCTTCCTCGGCGGGATGTTCGAAGTCGATCGCGACCACTGGTACCCGATGCTGGTCGTGGTGGACGAGGCGCAACTGTTTGCCCCCGCCGTCGCCGGGGAGATCTCCGACGAGGCGCGCAAGCTCTCGCTGGGGGCCATGACCAACCTGATGTGCCGCGGCCGCAAGCGCGGGCTGGCCGGGGTGATCGCCACGCAGCGCCTGGCCAAGCTCGCCAAGAACGTCGCCGCCGAGGCATCCAATTTCCTGATGGGCCGCACCTTCCTCGACATCGACATGGCGCGCGCCGCCGACCTCTTGGGCATGGAGCGGCGGCAGGCGGACGCGTTCCGCGACCTCGGGCGCGGGCATTTCGTGGCGCTCGGCCCGGCGCTGTCCCGCCGCCCGCTGGGCATCCGCATCGGCCCGACCGAAACGCGGCCGCGCAACGCGCCGTCGCGGCTGATGCCGCTGCCGGAGGCGCCGCTGGAGGATGCGCATGCGGTGATCCTGGCCGCGCCCCCACCCGAGGCCGCCCGGCCGCAGCGCCGCCCGCCCGCGCCGCCGGCGCCCGACCTGCTGAGCCAGTTGATGGCCGCCGCCCGCCCCCCGGCCGAGGAAACCCGCGCCGAGACGGTCGAGGACCCGCCGAGCCCCGAGGCGCTGGCCGAGCGGCGCGAGCGGCAGGAACAGATCCTGCGCGCCATCCTGGCCGATCCGGACGCCGGGTTCCGCGCCGTCGGCGTGCTGTATCAGGATTTCCTGGTGCGCTGGCGCATCGAGGGCCTGGGTGCCGGGGTGCCGGACCTCGGCGGCTTCCGCCGCATGCTGACCCGCGCGCGCGCCGGCATCAGCGCCGAAATGGCCGAGGACGAGGCCTGGCAGGATGTCGCCGCCCGCGCCGCCATCCTGCCCGAGGACATGCAGGGCATCTTCCTGATGCTCGCCCGCGCGGCGCGGGAGGGGCAGCCCTGTCCGGGCGACCCGGCGATCGCGCGCGCCTATGGCACGCATTCATTGGGCCGGGCGCGGCGGGTGCTGAACTACATCGAGGAACAGGGGCTGATCGTCTGCCAGATGGACGGCGCCGGGCGGCGGATCGTGACGCTGGTGGAACTGGCCTGGGCCACCGCCCCGGGCGCCCCCGACGCCGAGGACGCCCTGGCAGGGTAA
- a CDS encoding MarR family winged helix-turn-helix transcriptional regulator: MRKPSNAAQPPGPGEGKRGEDGYLGYLLRQAAGAYRHRMDRELADLDVTPPQFAVMTMVNAYPGISNADIARLALLTPQTVSVIVANLQRGGIVQRVPHDVHGRILRIALTPSGQALLQQCRTRVQALEDELSGGLSEADQGVIRKWLAGIARGDGLACGARRGAAGLVTPPPEGAWDSDDDGCDRDGTDGGGRRGDARP, from the coding sequence ATGCGCAAGCCATCCAACGCCGCACAGCCCCCCGGCCCTGGGGAGGGCAAACGCGGCGAAGACGGGTATCTCGGGTATCTGCTCCGCCAGGCGGCGGGAGCTTATCGCCATCGCATGGATCGCGAACTGGCGGACCTGGATGTCACGCCGCCTCAATTCGCCGTCATGACGATGGTGAACGCCTATCCGGGGATCTCCAATGCCGATATCGCGCGGCTGGCCTTGCTGACACCGCAGACGGTCAGCGTCATCGTCGCCAACCTGCAGCGCGGCGGGATTGTGCAGCGGGTGCCCCACGACGTGCATGGCCGCATCCTGCGGATCGCGCTCACCCCGAGCGGCCAGGCGCTGCTGCAGCAATGCCGGACGCGAGTGCAGGCGCTGGAAGACGAGCTTTCCGGCGGGCTCTCCGAGGCGGACCAGGGGGTGATCCGAAAATGGCTTGCGGGCATCGCCAGGGGCGACGGGCTGGCATGCGGCGCTCGACGGGGGGCGGCCGGGTTGGTAACCCCTCCCCCGGAAGGAGCCTGGGATTCGGACGATGACGGTTGCGATCGGGATGGGACAGACGGAGGCGGGCGCCGCGGCGACGCTCGACCTTGA
- a CDS encoding class I SAM-dependent methyltransferase: protein MQDIIDGYAAAATPGLIARFDGLVPEQVYAPVLDLLPLAPARIADIGAGTGRDAAWFAGQGHRVLAVEPVRELREAGLARHGAAGIEWLDDRLPLLAKAREHGPFDLVVLCGVWQHLDDAARALAMDSLARLAAAGGRVILSLRHGPGSAGRRVFPVVPDRTIAAAARSGFTLLRRREADSIQPENRAQGVRWTWLALARRGPATGQEGH, encoded by the coding sequence GTGCAGGACATCATCGATGGCTATGCCGCCGCCGCGACGCCCGGGCTGATCGCCCGCTTCGACGGGCTGGTGCCGGAGCAGGTCTACGCCCCCGTGCTCGACCTGTTGCCGCTCGCCCCGGCGCGGATCGCCGATATCGGCGCCGGCACCGGCCGCGACGCCGCCTGGTTCGCCGGCCAGGGCCATCGCGTCCTGGCGGTCGAGCCGGTCCGGGAATTGCGCGAGGCCGGCCTCGCGCGACACGGCGCGGCCGGGATCGAGTGGCTGGATGACCGGCTGCCGCTGCTGGCGAAGGCACGGGAGCACGGCCCGTTCGATCTGGTGGTGCTGTGCGGGGTCTGGCAACACCTCGACGACGCGGCGCGGGCGCTGGCCATGGACAGCCTCGCGCGGCTGGCGGCGGCCGGCGGGCGGGTGATCCTGTCGCTGCGCCACGGGCCGGGGTCCGCGGGACGGCGCGTGTTTCCGGTGGTGCCGGACCGGACGATCGCGGCGGCGGCCCGGTCGGGGTTCACGCTGCTGCGACGGCGGGAGGCGGATTCGATCCAGCCGGAGAACCGGGCACAAGGCGTGCGCTGGACCTGGCTGGCGCTGGCGCGGCGCGGCCCCGCGACCGGCCAGGAAGGGCATTGA
- a CDS encoding c-type cytochrome encodes MKRLVVFTVILLAAALGAWVFATRSPASPFDNDAPPAAPLPPEPGEYVARLADCVACHSVEDGAPFAGGLAMGTPMGTIFTTNITPDRETGIGGYTLAQFDNAVRRGVAADGRRLYPAMPYPSYAKMSDADVRALYDYFAHHVQPVRQANRPGTIPWPLNLRWPLAFWNLAFAPSGVFVPDPARDAAWNRGAYLVQGPGHCGSCHTPRGLGMQELALDERGGRFLSGATLDGWYAPGLRGDPNTGLGRWSEAEIVTFLRTGRNRHGVVFGSMMEAFNNSTQFMTDDDLQGIARYLKSLPGDAARDGTPWQEDAATTQLLAEGQVQGVPGARLYLVQCAPCHGPDGRGRGEWISSLAGASSLLAPDGVSAINLTLNGSGRVVAGGIPDAYRMPALRAHLNDREIAEVVSFVRGAWGNRAAPVSAAEVRTLRERTNPASSEVIILKMR; translated from the coding sequence TTGAAACGCCTTGTTGTCTTCACGGTGATCCTGCTTGCCGCCGCCCTCGGCGCCTGGGTCTTCGCCACGCGCAGCCCGGCTTCTCCCTTCGACAACGACGCGCCCCCGGCCGCGCCGTTGCCGCCGGAGCCCGGCGAATATGTCGCGCGTCTCGCCGATTGCGTCGCCTGTCATTCGGTCGAGGACGGCGCGCCGTTCGCCGGCGGGCTGGCGATGGGCACGCCGATGGGCACGATCTTCACCACCAACATCACGCCCGATCGGGAAACCGGCATCGGCGGCTATACGCTGGCGCAGTTCGACAACGCGGTCCGCCGCGGCGTGGCGGCGGACGGGCGCCGGTTGTATCCGGCGATGCCCTATCCGTCCTATGCGAAGATGAGCGACGCGGATGTGCGCGCGCTCTACGACTATTTTGCCCACCACGTGCAGCCGGTGCGGCAGGCGAACCGGCCGGGCACCATTCCCTGGCCGCTGAACCTGCGCTGGCCGCTGGCCTTCTGGAACCTCGCCTTCGCCCCATCAGGAGTTTTCGTGCCCGATCCCGCGCGCGACGCGGCGTGGAACCGTGGCGCCTATCTGGTGCAGGGGCCCGGCCATTGCGGCAGTTGCCACACGCCGCGCGGCCTCGGCATGCAGGAACTGGCGCTCGACGAGCGCGGCGGCCGCTTCCTCTCCGGCGCGACGCTCGACGGCTGGTATGCGCCGGGCCTGCGCGGCGATCCTAACACCGGCCTGGGCCGCTGGAGCGAGGCGGAGATCGTTACCTTCCTGCGCACCGGGCGGAACCGCCATGGCGTCGTCTTCGGCTCGATGATGGAGGCGTTCAACAACTCCACGCAGTTCATGACCGATGACGACCTGCAGGGGATCGCACGCTACCTGAAGTCGCTGCCCGGCGATGCCGCCCGTGACGGCACGCCCTGGCAGGAAGATGCGGCCACGACGCAACTGCTCGCCGAGGGGCAGGTCCAGGGCGTTCCCGGGGCGCGGCTTTACCTCGTGCAATGCGCGCCCTGCCACGGGCCGGACGGGCGTGGGCGCGGCGAATGGATCTCTTCTCTCGCGGGGGCGAGTTCGCTGCTGGCACCCGATGGCGTCTCGGCGATCAATCTCACGCTCAACGGGTCGGGCCGGGTGGTGGCCGGGGGCATCCCGGATGCCTATCGCATGCCGGCGCTGCGGGCCCATTTGAACGATCGCGAGATCGCCGAGGTGGTCAGCTTCGTGCGCGGCGCCTGGGGCAACAGGGCAGCGCCGGTGTCCGCCGCGGAGGTCCGCACCCTGCGCGAACGAACCAATCCCGCCAGCAGCGAGGTCATCATCCTGAAGATGCGCTGA
- a CDS encoding NAD-dependent epimerase/dehydratase family protein: MDKTLFLAGAGGAIGRRLAPLLIAEGWCVVGTTRSHARAAELERLGMQAVIVDVFDAPAVSAAVMAAGPQVVVHQLTDLPPGLDPARMAEATARNARIREEGTQNLVEAALRAGARRFIAQSVAFAYAEGKLPHDEDDPLAVQAEGRAGVSARGVASLERQVLAAPFVGIVLRYGRLYGPGTGFDAPAGPGPLHVDAAAWAAVLATVHGARGIYNIAEDDGTLRGDKARRELHWSAAWRPAP, from the coding sequence ATGGACAAGACTCTTTTCCTCGCCGGCGCCGGCGGCGCCATTGGCAGAAGACTGGCGCCGCTGCTCATCGCCGAAGGCTGGTGCGTCGTCGGAACGACACGTTCGCACGCCAGGGCGGCCGAACTGGAGCGCCTCGGCATGCAGGCGGTGATCGTCGATGTCTTTGACGCGCCCGCGGTGAGCGCCGCGGTGATGGCGGCCGGGCCGCAGGTCGTGGTCCATCAATTGACCGATCTGCCGCCGGGGCTCGATCCCGCGCGCATGGCCGAGGCAACCGCGCGCAATGCCAGGATCCGGGAAGAAGGGACGCAAAATCTCGTCGAGGCCGCCCTCCGTGCCGGCGCCCGGCGCTTCATCGCCCAGAGCGTTGCCTTCGCCTATGCCGAAGGGAAGCTGCCCCATGACGAGGATGATCCGCTGGCCGTGCAGGCGGAGGGCCGCGCGGGGGTGTCGGCGCGTGGCGTGGCGAGTCTGGAACGTCAGGTCCTGGCGGCGCCCTTCGTGGGCATCGTCCTGCGCTATGGCCGCCTCTATGGGCCGGGAACCGGCTTCGACGCCCCGGCCGGTCCGGGACCGCTGCATGTCGATGCCGCGGCCTGGGCGGCGGTGCTGGCGACCGTCCATGGCGCCCGCGGCATCTACAACATCGCCGAGGATGACGGCACGCTGCGCGGCGACAAGGCCAGGCGGGAGTTGCACTGGTCTGCGGCCTGGAGGCCGGCGCCGTAA
- a CDS encoding GNAT family N-acetyltransferase yields the protein MQRTGTIGGDNVAGQAARDRPGPSGAVLETPRLRLRPGGEGDVDGLCAGLNDWAVAQWVVRPPYPYEPRDALAYIALTATVCGAGFHPFRVIAARDTDALLGGISLEPDGAGAVLGYWLRPSAWGCGYMPEAAGALLADARRRLAGLAEIHATTDPENAASQSVLRRLGFACVGDRPATGCRRGASRSLVFARRL from the coding sequence ATGCAAAGGACTGGCACCATCGGCGGAGACAACGTGGCAGGGCAGGCGGCCCGCGACCGGCCCGGTCCGTCCGGCGCCGTCCTGGAGACGCCACGGCTTCGCCTGCGGCCGGGGGGCGAGGGCGACGTCGACGGGCTGTGCGCCGGATTGAACGACTGGGCGGTGGCGCAGTGGGTCGTCCGGCCGCCCTATCCCTACGAGCCCAGGGACGCGCTCGCGTATATCGCGCTGACCGCCACGGTCTGCGGCGCGGGGTTCCATCCCTTCCGGGTCATCGCGGCGCGGGACACCGACGCGTTGCTCGGCGGCATCTCGCTTGAACCCGATGGCGCGGGGGCGGTGCTTGGCTACTGGCTGCGGCCCTCGGCCTGGGGGTGCGGATACATGCCGGAGGCGGCCGGAGCCCTGCTCGCGGATGCGCGGCGGCGGCTGGCCGGGTTGGCCGAGATCCATGCCACCACGGACCCGGAGAATGCGGCCTCGCAGTCGGTGTTGCGGCGGCTGGGGTTCGCCTGCGTCGGCGACAGGCCGGCCACCGGCTGCCGGCGGGGGGCTTCGAGGTCCCTGGTGTTCGCCAGGCGGCTCTGA
- a CDS encoding DUF1254 domain-containing protein, which translates to MQHLHRRAAFAFGVALATASAALAQPLTGAPAQPDLRFSTPLPPGVAAPPTLETRFGTLQFLDGVPDAASTQKLFDNLDFQRAVQAYLLAIPAVSQVADRNAIRGLGPTNRVVPVFADLVDSRTVGLTFNDNTVYTWTWLDLHDGPLVIEVPPEVLGTVNDIWFRWVVDVGITGPDRGHGGKYLLLPPDHAGPVPHGYHVVHSPTFNLWIPWRIFLQEGSPEPGVERTKKLLRIYPLADAGRRPPELTFVNLSGKPFNIVNPADFSFWELLNQVVQEEPTASLDQIRLGFYQSIGIEKGKPFAPDARMKQILTEAAAVGDATARAIAYHTREPEAYYYPGSAWQKPFIGGYRFQTQPGVLNLSAYSFYYFLATGVTPAMEEKMVGRGSQYAWAARDAKGEPLDGGKSYRLHLPPKIPVRDFWSVILYSNQTRSMLQTDQRFPGLGSQSKGLEVNPDGSVDVYFGPTAPEGRQANWVQTVPGQGWNTILRLYGPLEPWFDQSWRPGEIEPLS; encoded by the coding sequence GTGCAGCACCTCCACCGCCGGGCCGCCTTCGCCTTCGGGGTCGCGCTGGCGACCGCATCCGCTGCGCTCGCGCAGCCGCTGACCGGCGCGCCGGCCCAGCCGGACCTGCGCTTCTCGACCCCGCTGCCCCCCGGCGTGGCCGCGCCGCCCACGCTCGAGACCCGGTTCGGCACGCTGCAGTTCCTCGACGGCGTCCCCGACGCGGCATCGACGCAGAAGCTGTTCGACAACCTGGATTTCCAGCGGGCGGTGCAGGCCTATCTGCTGGCCATCCCCGCGGTGAGCCAGGTCGCCGACCGCAACGCGATCCGCGGGCTCGGCCCGACCAACCGGGTGGTGCCGGTCTTCGCCGACCTGGTGGATTCCCGCACGGTCGGGCTGACCTTCAACGACAACACGGTCTACACCTGGACCTGGCTCGACCTGCACGACGGCCCGCTGGTGATCGAGGTGCCGCCGGAAGTCCTTGGCACCGTCAACGACATCTGGTTCCGCTGGGTGGTCGATGTCGGCATCACCGGCCCCGACCGGGGCCATGGCGGCAAGTACCTGCTGCTGCCGCCGGACCATGCCGGGCCGGTGCCGCACGGCTACCACGTGGTGCATTCGCCGACCTTCAACCTGTGGATCCCGTGGCGCATCTTCCTGCAGGAAGGCAGCCCCGAACCCGGGGTCGAGCGGACGAAGAAGCTGCTGCGCATCTATCCGCTGGCCGATGCCGGCAGGCGTCCGCCGGAGCTGACCTTCGTCAATCTCTCCGGCAAGCCCTTCAACATCGTCAATCCGGCCGATTTCAGCTTCTGGGAGCTGCTGAACCAGGTCGTGCAGGAGGAACCCACCGCCTCGCTGGACCAGATCCGGCTGGGCTTCTACCAGTCGATCGGCATCGAGAAGGGCAAGCCCTTCGCCCCGGATGCGCGGATGAAGCAGATCCTGACCGAGGCCGCCGCGGTCGGCGACGCCACCGCCCGCGCCATCGCCTATCACACGCGCGAGCCCGAGGCGTACTACTACCCGGGCAGCGCCTGGCAGAAACCCTTCATCGGGGGCTACCGTTTCCAGACGCAGCCCGGCGTGCTGAACCTCAGCGCCTACAGCTTCTACTACTTCCTGGCCACCGGCGTGACGCCGGCGATGGAAGAGAAAATGGTCGGCCGGGGCTCGCAATATGCGTGGGCGGCGCGCGACGCCAAGGGCGAGCCGCTGGATGGCGGCAAGTCCTACCGGCTGCATCTGCCGCCGAAGATCCCGGTCCGGGATTTCTGGTCGGTCATCCTCTACAGCAACCAGACGCGCTCCATGCTGCAGACCGACCAGCGCTTCCCCGGCCTGGGCAGCCAGAGCAAGGGGCTCGAGGTCAATCCCGACGGATCGGTGGACGTGTATTTCGGCCCCACGGCGCCGGAAGGCCGGCAGGCGAACTGGGTGCAGACCGTGCCGGGCCAGGGCTGGAACACGATCCTGCGCCTCTATGGCCCGCTGGAGCCGTGGTTCGACCAGAGCTGGCGGCCGGGCGAGATCGAACCGTTGTCCTGA
- a CDS encoding sensor histidine kinase, whose amino-acid sequence MVSALFARFRSAPPRTGGGPRLGALLVGLAMVILVPALAVGGVATWHAVEGYRAAEKDRLRDLASALAFTLDRQIVGNIAALIAYATSPAFGPDAASPDLPTLYAQARLIGEEIGAAIYLARQDGTRLLTTREPLGPKLPPVAALAMVRQVFATGRPAVGEMVVGTASHTHTYSVGVPVRDAAGRVMLVAGASTEATRLRDLLMAQKLPDTAYAVILDSRGVIVARSDGLHEKLVGQGARPANISRYASQEWGVFRGVGARGVPLVIAFHAVASAPGWTVVVAEPAASFDAAWQVPLLGLAVGGALALLLGGGLALLAARRVLLPVRCLGAHVRGVASQWRRGMPTADTAAALPPAGIGEIDDLRLGFAAAEAALRDSEERFRAMLHAVPTMAWEADASGSLTWVSDGWERYCGLPATALLGAGWLATVHPEELAEATGRWREAIRSGRGYVKRRRIRRASDGAWRWHLVHARPIHDAGGRILRWVGSVTDVHDLIEAQAALAELNRALEQRVQDEILAREAALEGAMRARQMQALGQIAGGVAHEFNNILQAVQGALALIEAHPGNAAKVGRWGAIGRGAAQRGAIITSRLLAFARQSQFSVEPIDLAAMLGELGEMLTHMLGGHVAVRVALPPDLPAIAADRSELETALLNLATNARDAMPRGGTLVIAATMTPPAEPPGVPLPPGRYVRIDVRDEGSGMDPQTLAQAIEPFFTTKEVGAGTGLGLSMVKGFAEQSGGAMAIESEAGRGTTVTLWLPVAGEEGAQACSVPSSASSSPPSRGR is encoded by the coding sequence GTGGTCTCGGCCCTTTTCGCGCGCTTCCGGTCCGCGCCCCCCCGCACGGGCGGCGGCCCGCGGCTGGGGGCGTTGCTCGTCGGCCTGGCGATGGTGATCCTGGTGCCGGCGCTGGCGGTCGGTGGCGTCGCCACCTGGCATGCGGTGGAGGGCTACCGCGCCGCCGAGAAGGACCGGCTGCGCGACCTTGCCAGTGCCCTGGCCTTCACGCTGGACCGGCAGATCGTTGGCAACATCGCCGCCCTGATCGCCTACGCGACCTCGCCGGCCTTCGGCCCCGACGCTGCGTCCCCCGACCTGCCGACGCTTTACGCCCAGGCCCGCCTGATCGGCGAAGAGATTGGCGCGGCCATCTACCTGGCGCGGCAGGATGGCACCCGGCTGTTGACCACGCGCGAGCCGCTGGGACCGAAGCTGCCGCCAGTGGCCGCGCTGGCGATGGTCCGGCAGGTCTTCGCCACCGGACGCCCGGCCGTCGGCGAGATGGTCGTCGGCACGGCCTCGCATACCCACACCTATTCCGTCGGGGTTCCGGTGCGCGACGCCGCCGGTCGCGTGATGCTGGTCGCCGGCGCCTCGACCGAGGCGACCCGGCTGCGCGACCTGCTGATGGCGCAGAAACTGCCCGACACGGCGTATGCGGTGATCCTGGATTCCAGGGGGGTGATCGTCGCGCGATCGGACGGGCTGCACGAGAAGCTGGTCGGCCAGGGCGCCAGGCCGGCCAATATCAGCCGCTACGCCAGCCAGGAATGGGGCGTCTTCCGTGGCGTCGGAGCCAGGGGCGTGCCTCTTGTCATCGCCTTTCACGCCGTGGCCTCGGCGCCCGGCTGGACCGTCGTGGTGGCCGAACCGGCCGCCTCCTTCGACGCCGCCTGGCAAGTGCCGCTGCTGGGCCTTGCCGTCGGCGGGGCCCTGGCGCTGCTCCTGGGCGGCGGCCTCGCCCTGCTGGCGGCGCGGCGGGTGCTGCTGCCGGTCCGATGCCTCGGCGCGCATGTCCGCGGCGTCGCCAGCCAGTGGCGGCGCGGCATGCCGACGGCCGACACCGCCGCCGCCCTGCCGCCGGCGGGAATCGGCGAAATCGACGACCTGCGCCTGGGGTTCGCCGCGGCCGAGGCGGCCCTGCGCGACAGCGAGGAACGTTTCCGCGCCATGCTGCACGCGGTTCCCACGATGGCGTGGGAGGCCGATGCGAGCGGCAGCCTCACCTGGGTGAGCGATGGCTGGGAACGCTATTGCGGCCTGCCGGCGACGGCGCTGCTGGGCGCGGGGTGGCTGGCCACCGTCCATCCCGAGGAACTGGCCGAGGCCACCGGGCGATGGCGCGAGGCGATCCGCAGCGGCAGGGGCTACGTCAAGCGCCGGCGCATCCGCCGGGCCAGCGACGGCGCCTGGCGCTGGCACCTGGTGCATGCCCGGCCGATCCACGACGCCGGCGGCAGGATCCTGCGCTGGGTCGGCTCGGTCACCGATGTCCACGACCTGATCGAGGCCCAGGCGGCGCTGGCCGAGCTGAACCGCGCGCTGGAGCAGCGGGTCCAGGACGAGATCCTCGCCCGCGAGGCCGCGCTGGAAGGCGCGATGCGGGCGCGGCAGATGCAGGCGCTGGGGCAGATCGCCGGCGGCGTGGCGCACGAGTTCAACAACATCCTGCAGGCGGTGCAGGGCGCGCTGGCGCTGATCGAGGCGCATCCGGGCAATGCCGCCAAGGTCGGGCGCTGGGGCGCCATCGGCCGCGGCGCGGCGCAGCGGGGCGCGATCATCACCAGCCGCCTGCTGGCCTTCGCCCGGCAGTCGCAGTTCAGCGTGGAGCCGATCGACCTCGCGGCCATGCTGGGGGAACTCGGCGAGATGCTGACGCACATGCTGGGGGGCCATGTCGCGGTGCGGGTCGCGCTGCCGCCCGACCTGCCGGCGATCGCGGCCGACCGGTCGGAGCTGGAGACGGCGCTGCTCAACCTCGCGACCAATGCGCGCGACGCGATGCCGCGCGGCGGCACGCTGGTGATTGCCGCGACCATGACCCCCCCGGCCGAACCCCCCGGGGTGCCGCTGCCGCCCGGCCGCTATGTCCGCATCGATGTCCGCGACGAGGGAAGCGGCATGGACCCGCAGACGCTGGCCCAGGCCATCGAGCCGTTCTTCACCACCAAGGAAGTCGGCGCGGGAACCGGGCTTGGCCTGTCGATGGTGAAGGGGTTCGCCGAACAGAGCGGCGGGGCCATGGCCATCGAGAGCGAGGCCGGTCGCGGCACCACGGTCACGCTGTGGCTGCCGGTGGCGGGGGAAGAGGGGGCTCAGGCCTGCTCCGTGCCGTCCTCCGCCTCATCGTCCCCGCCGAGCCGCGGCAGGTAG